A stretch of the Kushneria konosiri genome encodes the following:
- a CDS encoding monovalent cation/H+ antiporter subunit A, with the protein MTLPWIPLLTFLGVFVPALAIRGGRTVCALATAIAPAIALGLVLYFYLGHDGEGVMRTSLQWLPALGLKLAFRLDGLSLLFLLLIIGIGLLIILYTRYYLSEQDSMSRFYAFLILFMTSMVGIVMSDNLLLLWGFWELTSISSFLLISFWSHETTARKGARMAMTVTGAGGLALLAGIMLIGKVVGTYSIETVLESHDLITASPLYPAILVLVLLGAFTKSAQFPFHFWLPHAMAAPTPVSAYLHSATMVKAGIFLMLRLHPALSGTELWTVLVTLTGLVTLVYGAWFAFLKTDLKGILAFSTISHLGLITSLLGLGNPLALIAALFHIINHALFKASLFMAAGIVDHETGTRDVRKLGGLYRLMPITTALTCIATISMAGIPPLNGFISKEMFFTEALASQQFGGLAWIVPLLAGLGGLLSVAYSLRLAYATFFRRPRQEPPKKPHEPPWLMRFPVELLVALCIVIGLMPTLAQSPVLEEAARATISGQMPEFHLSLWHGINAALLLSVAVVAGGIVLHLLHRHMMRFNRQFRPQDARYIFEAFVQRLVGLCQRLIDRLENGSLQRYMFLLLGVSVLAMALGLADLDRLTGNLEQQTLDPVVALGAGLLIMGGVLTAALHRYRLISLLMLSVVGLVVSLTFARFSAPDLALTQLSVEVVTMILLMLALFFLPQKTPKESAGARVVRDVLIAIGFGGAVASLNFAVLTRDLDSISRFFIDQSVPGGGGHNVVNVILVDFRGFDTLGEITVLAIAGLAIFKLLNRLRLFMPATDMEGRLWSDDRHPTLLMVVSQTLLPLALLVSFFIFLRGHNQPGGGFIAGLITAVALILLYMSRGVEWAQQRLDFQFQPIAIAGVALSTFTGLCSWLFGYPFLTSTFDHFHLPLIGDIELASALIFDGGIYLAVVGATLMILANLGKLTTAHRPNKDIP; encoded by the coding sequence ATGACCCTGCCCTGGATCCCTCTGCTGACCTTTCTGGGCGTTTTCGTGCCCGCGCTTGCCATACGGGGTGGCAGAACCGTCTGTGCCCTGGCCACGGCCATCGCACCTGCCATCGCACTTGGCCTGGTTCTTTATTTCTATCTGGGGCATGACGGTGAAGGGGTCATGCGCACTTCATTGCAGTGGCTTCCAGCGCTTGGCCTTAAGCTGGCCTTTCGCCTGGATGGCTTGTCGCTGCTCTTTTTACTGCTGATCATTGGCATCGGTCTTTTAATCATTCTCTATACCCGCTACTACCTGTCCGAGCAGGACTCGATGTCGCGGTTTTATGCCTTTTTGATCCTGTTCATGACCTCCATGGTCGGCATTGTCATGTCGGACAATCTGCTGCTGCTCTGGGGGTTCTGGGAGCTGACCAGCATCTCTTCCTTTTTGCTGATCAGTTTCTGGTCGCATGAAACGACGGCGCGCAAGGGCGCGCGCATGGCGATGACAGTGACCGGCGCTGGTGGTCTGGCGCTGCTGGCCGGCATCATGCTGATTGGCAAGGTCGTGGGCACCTACAGCATCGAGACGGTGCTTGAAAGCCATGACCTGATCACGGCCAGCCCGCTCTACCCGGCCATCCTCGTGCTGGTTCTGCTGGGTGCCTTTACCAAGTCGGCCCAGTTCCCGTTCCATTTCTGGCTGCCTCACGCCATGGCAGCCCCGACACCGGTCTCGGCCTATCTGCACTCGGCCACCATGGTCAAGGCGGGCATCTTTTTGATGCTGCGGCTGCATCCGGCGCTGTCAGGCACCGAACTCTGGACGGTACTCGTAACGCTGACCGGTCTGGTCACGCTGGTATACGGGGCCTGGTTTGCCTTTTTAAAAACCGATCTCAAGGGCATTCTGGCCTTTTCCACCATCAGTCATCTCGGCCTGATCACCTCACTGCTGGGGCTTGGCAATCCACTGGCACTGATTGCCGCTCTGTTTCACATCATCAATCACGCCCTGTTCAAGGCCTCGCTGTTCATGGCGGCAGGTATCGTCGATCATGAAACCGGCACGCGCGATGTCCGAAAACTCGGCGGGCTTTATCGATTGATGCCGATCACGACGGCTCTCACCTGCATTGCCACGATCTCGATGGCCGGCATTCCACCGCTCAACGGCTTCATTTCCAAGGAGATGTTCTTTACCGAAGCGCTGGCCTCGCAGCAGTTTGGCGGGCTGGCCTGGATTGTTCCCCTGCTGGCCGGCCTTGGTGGTCTGCTGTCGGTGGCCTATTCGTTGCGCCTGGCCTATGCCACCTTTTTCCGGCGCCCGCGTCAGGAGCCACCCAAAAAGCCTCATGAGCCCCCCTGGCTGATGCGGTTTCCGGTCGAGCTGCTGGTGGCACTGTGTATTGTCATTGGACTGATGCCCACCCTGGCGCAATCCCCGGTACTCGAGGAGGCCGCTCGCGCAACGATCTCCGGACAAATGCCGGAGTTTCATCTATCGCTCTGGCACGGTATCAATGCGGCCCTTTTGTTAAGCGTCGCCGTGGTGGCCGGTGGCATTGTGTTGCATCTGCTTCATCGTCACATGATGCGGTTCAACCGCCAGTTTCGCCCCCAGGATGCGCGCTACATCTTTGAGGCTTTTGTTCAGCGACTGGTGGGGCTGTGTCAGCGTCTGATCGATCGACTCGAAAACGGCTCGCTGCAGCGCTACATGTTCCTGTTGCTGGGCGTCTCCGTGCTTGCCATGGCGCTTGGTCTGGCAGATCTGGACAGGTTGACCGGTAACCTCGAACAGCAGACGCTGGATCCGGTCGTGGCACTGGGCGCCGGGCTTTTGATCATGGGCGGTGTATTAACGGCTGCCCTGCATCGCTACCGCCTGATTTCACTGCTGATGCTTTCCGTGGTGGGACTGGTGGTTTCATTGACCTTTGCCCGCTTCTCGGCGCCTGATCTCGCTTTGACACAGCTGTCTGTCGAAGTAGTCACCATGATTCTGCTGATGCTGGCCCTCTTTTTCCTGCCACAGAAAACGCCCAAGGAGTCCGCGGGTGCTCGCGTGGTACGCGACGTTCTGATCGCGATCGGATTTGGTGGTGCCGTGGCCAGCCTCAACTTTGCGGTTCTGACGCGGGATCTTGACAGTATTTCGCGATTTTTCATCGATCAAAGCGTACCGGGCGGCGGCGGGCACAACGTCGTCAACGTTATTCTGGTGGACTTCCGCGGCTTCGATACGCTGGGTGAAATCACGGTGCTGGCCATTGCAGGACTTGCGATCTTCAAGCTGCTTAACCGGCTTCGTCTGTTCATGCCGGCGACCGACATGGAAGGTCGTCTGTGGTCCGATGATCGACACCCCACACTTTTGATGGTGGTTTCGCAGACCCTGCTGCCGCTGGCGCTGCTGGTGTCGTTCTTTATCTTCCTGCGCGGTCATAATCAGCCCGGCGGCGGTTTCATCGCCGGCCTGATCACGGCCGTGGCCCTGATCCTTTTGTATATGTCGCGCGGTGTCGAGTGGGCACAGCAGCGACTGGATTTCCAGTTCCAGCCCATCGCCATTGCCGGCGTCGCCCTGTCGACCTTTACCGGTCTTTGCAGCTGGCTGTTTGGCTATCCATTTTTGACCTCAACCTTCGATCATTTCCATCTGCCCCTGATCGGCGATATCGAACTGGCCAGCGCCCTGATCTTTGATGGCGGCATCTATCTGGCCGTCGTTGGCGCCACGCTGATGATTCTGGCCAATCTGGGCAAGCTCACCACTGCACACCGACCCAACAAGGACATCCCCTGA
- a CDS encoding putative monovalent cation/H+ antiporter subunit A has translation MQIAVLFGFALAILVPFLSRWFGTRTGAVLALYPASIAVWLVSLAPAVLQSGGIYFEQAWAPSLGLSLSFWLDGLSLLFGLLISGIGTLIILYASGYLHGHPQLARFYVLILCFMSSMLGVVMADGLMTLFVFWELTSITSYLLIGFNHEDAAARKSALQGLLVTFTGGLALMSGLILLNVAGDSWSLQTLLGSGDALRNHALYLPMLLCLLGGAFTKSAQFPFHFWLPNAMAAPTPVSAYLHSATMVKAGIYLMARLQPGLGGTEAWMTLLCVIGAITMVVGAFLAIRYTGIKKVLAYSTVMALGTLTMLLGIGGKAAMIAFVTFLTAHSLYKGALFMVAGALDHETGTKDIDEMGGLRRAMPVTALCAFVAALSLGGVIPLFGFVAKELMFEAVLDAPRFTGFLIGMSLLASMLVVAAAAIVSLRPFFGALKTTPKTPHEAPLSMLAGPCVLAGLSLVLGVMPWLAGDGLLNAAATAVMGTEVVSDLYLWHGINTALMMSLASLCVGLMICWRWPGVRSVIHRFSPVLDRGPEAGYWKLMDLLVRVAQWQTRLLQSGYMRNYLILTLLSFTGLTGYTLLVRHGPAFDLALDVRLQEMVVAMVTAASAIVACMMRSRLAAVAAAGVMGFGIALIFLLFSAPDLAITQLLIETLTVILLILVLFRMPQFSNLSTPMERVRDMLVAVLTGGLMTLLILTILGQGHLFTSISEYMIDNSVPLGHGHNIVNVILVDFRALDTLGEIFVLSLAAIGVLAMLRLQAKERKTP, from the coding sequence ATGCAGATTGCCGTGTTGTTCGGATTTGCGCTGGCCATCCTTGTCCCTTTTCTATCCCGCTGGTTCGGCACTCGTACCGGTGCGGTGCTGGCTCTTTATCCTGCAAGTATTGCTGTCTGGCTGGTTTCGCTGGCACCGGCCGTACTGCAATCGGGCGGCATTTATTTCGAGCAGGCCTGGGCGCCGAGCCTTGGGCTGAGCTTAAGTTTCTGGCTGGATGGCCTATCGCTGCTGTTTGGTCTTTTGATCAGCGGTATCGGGACACTGATCATTCTCTATGCCAGTGGCTATCTTCATGGTCACCCTCAGCTTGCCCGCTTTTATGTACTGATCCTGTGTTTCATGTCTTCCATGCTTGGCGTTGTCATGGCGGATGGCCTGATGACCCTGTTCGTCTTCTGGGAGCTGACCAGCATCACCTCTTACCTGCTGATCGGGTTCAACCATGAGGATGCTGCCGCCCGGAAATCGGCTCTTCAGGGGTTGCTGGTCACCTTCACCGGTGGGCTGGCGCTCATGAGCGGTCTGATTCTTCTCAATGTGGCAGGCGACAGCTGGTCGCTTCAAACGCTGCTTGGCAGTGGCGACGCGCTTCGTAACCATGCTCTCTATCTACCGATGCTGCTGTGTCTTCTGGGCGGGGCGTTCACCAAGTCGGCCCAGTTTCCGTTTCATTTCTGGCTGCCCAATGCCATGGCTGCGCCGACGCCGGTGTCGGCCTATCTGCACTCGGCCACCATGGTCAAGGCCGGAATCTATCTAATGGCGCGTCTCCAGCCGGGTCTTGGCGGCACCGAAGCGTGGATGACCCTTCTTTGTGTCATTGGGGCGATCACCATGGTTGTGGGTGCCTTTCTGGCGATTCGTTATACCGGCATCAAGAAAGTGCTGGCCTACTCCACGGTCATGGCGCTGGGCACACTGACGATGCTGCTGGGGATCGGTGGCAAGGCGGCCATGATTGCCTTTGTGACCTTTCTGACCGCGCATTCACTCTACAAGGGGGCACTGTTCATGGTGGCGGGCGCGCTCGACCATGAAACAGGTACCAAGGATATTGATGAAATGGGCGGTCTGCGTCGAGCCATGCCGGTGACGGCGCTTTGTGCCTTCGTGGCCGCCCTGTCACTGGGCGGCGTGATTCCGTTGTTCGGGTTTGTCGCCAAGGAGCTGATGTTTGAAGCCGTGCTCGATGCGCCTCGCTTCACCGGTTTCCTGATCGGCATGAGCCTGCTGGCCTCCATGCTGGTGGTCGCCGCCGCGGCAATTGTGTCCTTGAGACCCTTTTTCGGCGCGCTCAAAACAACGCCAAAAACGCCCCACGAAGCACCGCTGTCCATGCTGGCAGGCCCCTGTGTACTGGCCGGGCTATCGCTGGTGCTGGGTGTCATGCCATGGCTTGCGGGCGACGGTCTTTTGAACGCAGCCGCCACGGCAGTCATGGGCACCGAGGTAGTGTCGGATCTCTATCTCTGGCATGGCATTAACACGGCGCTGATGATGTCGCTGGCCAGCCTGTGTGTCGGGCTGATGATTTGCTGGCGATGGCCGGGCGTGAGAAGCGTAATTCATCGGTTCAGTCCGGTACTGGATCGCGGCCCGGAGGCCGGATACTGGAAACTGATGGATCTGCTGGTCCGCGTGGCGCAGTGGCAGACACGCCTGCTCCAGAGTGGCTACATGCGCAACTATCTGATCCTGACGCTTCTCAGTTTTACGGGATTGACCGGCTATACGCTGCTGGTACGTCATGGCCCGGCATTTGATCTGGCGCTGGATGTACGGCTACAGGAGATGGTGGTGGCGATGGTGACGGCGGCCAGTGCCATTGTGGCCTGCATGATGCGCTCACGTCTGGCCGCCGTGGCCGCGGCAGGCGTGATGGGCTTTGGCATCGCGCTGATCTTTTTGCTGTTCAGTGCGCCGGATCTGGCCATCACGCAACTTCTGATCGAGACCCTGACGGTCATTCTGCTCATTCTGGTGCTGTTTCGGATGCCGCAGTTTTCGAATTTGTCGACGCCGATGGAGCGGGTCCGGGACATGCTGGTGGCCGTGCTTACGGGGGGGCTCATGACCCTTCTGATTCTGACAATACTGGGACAGGGCCATCTGTTTACCTCCATCTCGGAGTACATGATCGACAACAGCGTGCCGCTGGGTCACGGCCATAACATCGTCAACGTGATTCTGGTCGATTTTCGTGCGCTCGATACCCTGGGTGAAATCTTTGTGCTGTCTCTGGCGGCCATCGGTGTGCTGGCCATGCTCAGATTGCAGGCAAAAGAGAGGAAGACGCCATGA